Genomic window (Oncorhynchus mykiss isolate Arlee chromosome 28, USDA_OmykA_1.1, whole genome shotgun sequence):
CCATATCATCAGGACGTGTGCTGTGGTGGAGTTTGAGACCCTGGAGGGGGCCAGGTTGGCCTAccgagcactgcagagaggaggagcagagggggcCGTGGTTTGTGTCGCCAGCCTGGGCAGCCCTGGCACGCgctcacccccctcctcctcgtcccACCCCACCAACCGGCAGGCGGagaaggagggtgaggaggacCCCAAGCCAGATGGAGGCCCCGAGGTGACTAAGGTGTCCCAGAAAAATCCCAAGGTGAAATCGAGATGTTTCACCAACAGCTCCCTGAAGGATCCGGTCCCGTCTAGATGTTTCATAAACGACTCTATGAAGCATCCGGAACTACTGAAGAGCTTAGAGTCTGACCCTGCCCAGGCCACAGTCCCAACCCTGGGTTCAGCCCCAGCCAGGCTTTCATGCAGAAGGATCCAGCGCCATAAGTCCCTGGACAGCCCCCTGGGCCAGGAGGGTCATTGCCAAACATCACAAAGGGATAGGCCCTCCTCCTCGGACAGCCATGCGTCCCGCGTCCCCCTGGTCCTGTCTAAGCTCCGGGACTTAAGGTCTGGAGGTGTGGGAAGGAGCAGGTGCTCTGGGGACAATGTACAGGAGAAGGTGGCCTGCCCCTGGGTGCAGCGCCAGAAGGTGGCTACTAGCGCGGCCCTACTCCACCCGGAAACCCCGGGCAAGCTGCGGAGACAGACTCTGCCCCTGAGGGTGGTGCGTCTGCCCCAAGGACCCTACGGGACCAAGGGCTTCTATGGAGGCAGGGGAAGAGGGAAGCTAACTCAGCAGCAGTAATCTGTCTGTCTATTGAACAACAAACCTCTTCTGGATGACACCCTGTCTGTCCCTTTAAATGTTTCGACTGATGAAATTAAATATATTGTAGCCATGATTGTTGCCATGATAACAAAAAAAGAGTTAAGTCATCGAAATGAAagataaataaaatattttgtcATATTAAACACACAGTATTTGTTGTGAAATACATGTGAGAACTCTCCCTGAGAGCATCAGTTGATGTCTGTGTTATTACTCTGTTATTCACTGACACTTGTGATGTAGTACCAGATCTGAAGCCAGGGGCACTGTTGTCCTGCTTTATGACACAGAATGAAGATAAATGAGTTACACTTTTTCTTTATAGTCAAATAGCTCTAAATGGCCATTTAGATGTGAAAATGTAATGACCATGTCATGAGTATTGTTACAGTTacctcagggctctccaaccctgttctcgGGGAGCTACCTAGTTGTAACTAACTTGATTCAGCTTATGAACCAGCTAACTATTAAAATCAGGTGCAGTAGATTAGGGATGGAGCGAAAACCTACCAGACAGTAGCTCTCTAGGAGcaaggttggagagccctgccctacATGCctggctctggtgaaaagtagtgtactatgtagggaatagggggcctaTTGGGATGCAGATGTCTCTCCCAACAAGGTTGAGCCTTTACCAGATGTCCCTGTGTAGGATACTGAGGGATCATCTTAGTATCCACCTCTTTGAAACATACTCCATTGATTCCAATGACTCATTTGGTCCAGACAATAATCCACGTGTTGTGGGATTTTCAGGAAGACCTATCTAGTTTCTACAGTACAGCTTTATCCCAGACGTTATCACTGTGCCTTACAGACAGCTTGTTTCACCTTAAGCCCAGCGTTCAGTCTGGTTCAACCACCAGGCTATATTACAGATGTCACCTGACTGACAGTGACACGTTTATAGAAGTAGTGACTGAATACTTCCTCACAATCAAGCCCAAACCTAAACAATGTACAATATAAACCTGGTATAAAACCCCAAATGTAAACAAAGGCTTATTCAGTATTCCATCTTAACCAATACATTGCACAGTATGCTGTGACAGCATGGACCATATGCTGAACATTCCCCACACTCACTAAGGGTGTaccccaaatggcagcctattccctacgtagtgcaccacttttcaccagggcccaagtaatgcactatatagggaataaggtgccatttgggatgcaacccaaaCCTCGATGGAAAGGATTCCCCTGTATTTCCTACTTCTCCACCAGCAGCGCccagccttaacaggaagccattgTGAGGGTCAAATTACCAGGGTTAGAGCTTCCAAGCCCATTCAATTAATTCTTAtttccatgtttgacagtgtcaAATAAATATAATAAAGTAAAGTATACTCATTGTGGTAAGAAAATCCATAGCTATGAAGGCACTTTCCTGTGAAATGTAAGTAAAATCTGTCACAGCTTTCAGAAAGTATCCACAGCCCTTTACTTTCATCACATTTTGTTGAtttgttgtcactggcctacgCACAATACAACAACGTTAAATTGAAGttatatttttagaaatgtttagaaatgtattaaaaatgaagagctgaaatgtcttgagtattcaacccctttgttatggcaagcctaaataagttcaggagtaaaagcatcttttcactttgtcattatgggttatggtatgacaaaaacatatttttaatgcattttgaaagtatcaatcaaaagtttggacacctactcattccagggtttttctttttctttatttttactaatttctacattgtagaataatagtgaagacatttaaaaacatgaaataacacatatggaatcatgtagtaaccaaaaaagtgttacacaaataaaaacatattttatatttgagattctacaaaatagccatcctttgccttgatgactgctttgcacattctctcaacaagcttcttgaggtagtcacctggaatgcatttcaattaacaggtgtgccttgttgaaagtcAATTTGTGGAATTTTGTTCCTTCCTAATGCGTTttggccaatcagttgtgttgtgacaaggtaggggtagtatacagaagatagccctatttggtaaaagaccctaatatggcaagaacagctcaactaagcaaagagaaacgacagtccatcactactttaagacatgaaggtcagtcaatccagaaaatgttaccagtctcagaaattgcattCCATATAAAAGCTTCAGAAATcagaaatctgtcttttggtctgatgaatccaaatgtttgattttggttccaacccccgtgtctttgtgagatgcagagtaggtgaacggattatctctccatgaagcatggaggagaaggtgtgatggtgctttgctggtgacactgtttgtgatttatttagtattcaagacacacttaaccagcatggctaccacagtattctgcagcaatatgccatcccatctggtttgcacttagtgggactatcatttgtttttcaacaggacaatggcccaacacacctccaggctgtgtaagggctattagaccaagaaggagagtgatggagtgctgcatcagatgacctggaatccataatcacccaacctcaacccaattgagatggtttggggtgagttggactgcagagtgaaggaaaagcagccaacaagagctcagcatatgtgggaactactcCAAGGCGGTttcaaaagcattccaggtgaagctggttgagagaatgccaagagtctgtAAAGCtgtcaagggtggctactttgaaaaatataaatatattttatttgtttaacactttgcttactacatgattccatatgtgttatttaatagtttcgATGtcattactattattctacattgtagaaaatagaaaaaataaagaaaaacccttgaatgagtaggtgtgtccaaattttgaATGGTAAAATGATCGTATTTTCCATGACAACATGTGGAGCCTCAAATAGAATTAACAAACAAATGATCAAAAACGAATATTTAGCTGTTAGCAAGGCAagttgttgtattttgagacgtTTTGTGGTTAGAATTGCAGTATGTTGTGATGTgtacccaggtgcagagaagagaccagacgagAAATCAGCGGATAAACATAAAACTTTACTGAGAAACGGTAATGGAAGGATCACAGTAACACTaggaaaacaacaaacactaagaCTCGAAAACTCACTCAGGAGACAAATGCACATGGCAGATAATTCCAGCTTCagcaaaggacaacagaaaacacacctctgttaacctgttgagtgtagggggcagtattttgatgtttggatgaaaaacttacccaaattaaactgcctatttctcaggcccagaagctagaatatgcatatatgccagattaggatagaaaacactctaacgtttccaaaacagtcagaatattgtctgtgagtataatagaactaatattgcaggcgaaaacctgaggaaaatccaactaggaagtgcctcttattttgaaatctCCCTGtcccattgcatgccttccctccatttaaaggggtatcaaccagattcctttccctatggcttccacatggtgtgaaaagtctttagacatagtttcagcactttattctgaaaaatgagtgagaacaatcacatcgcgtcagtggatggctgggtgtccctagagttttgcatgcgccaacagcttgggagcagacattttctctctctcgctcctattGAATAAGCTACAGTCCGGTtaaaatattatcgattatttattgtaaaaacaacctgaggattgattataaaaaaacgtttgacatgtttctacgaattttacggatactatttggaacatttattgtgtaactgggagtctcgtgagtgcaaacagccgaagatcatcaaaggtaagagattcattttattgcttttctgactttcgtgaccagtCTACTTTGCTGCTAACTGTTTGTAATGTtctgtctgctgagagagatgatctcacataaacgcttggtctgcttttgctgtaaagctttttttaaatctgggACGACAGCTAAACTGTGCTTTGCTGTATTgaacttgtgatttcatgaaaattaaatatttttagtaatttaatttgaatttggtgctctgcaa
Coding sequences:
- the LOC110509199 gene encoding la-related protein 6-like, yielding MDQKKNLPCPRPGLLLSLASSMSSAACVSENPRQSPFTPGRYPDIPMSPTALSKGDTLSCQDGLFTKLASQSAESSSMTSGSCDLSRQIVSQLECYLSNEHLAEDGFLLKHVQRNRMGYVSLKLLTSFKKMKELTRDWRTTLAAALCSDSLEVNREGTKVRRREPLPDWLLSAPNSKLLLAWNLFGENTGSDISTLSSLDQQVVLEKALKLFSAHAAVASLRILRPGKELPVELRRHARRHAELGRRTCAVVEFETLEGARLAYRALQRGGAEGAVVCVASLGSPGTRSPPSSSSHPTNRQAEKEGEEDPKPDGGPEVTKVSQKNPKVKSRCFTNSSLKDPVPSRCFINDSMKHPELLKSLESDPAQATVPTLGSAPARLSCRRIQRHKSLDSPLGQEGHCQTSQRDRPSSSDSHASRVPLVLSKLRDLRSGGVGRSRCSGDNVQEKVACPWVQRQKVATSAALLHPETPGKLRRQTLPLRVVRLPQGPYGTKGFYGGRGRGKLTQQQ